The segment TGGGCGACGAGGTCGTCATCCGGTCGTGGGAACTCCACGGCGAGGGACGTGAGTTCGAGAAGATCTCGGACGAGTTCGGTAGTGCGGCGAAGCAGTTGGAGAGCGGGTTGGCGGCGCTGGGCGCGCCGTGGGGCTCGGACCAGCCGGGACAGCCGTTCGGTACGGCGTACGGCGAGGCCCGGGAGGGCGTGCTGGCCGGGCTGCAGGGGCTGTCGGAGCGGCTGGGCCGGGTCGGTCAGGGGCTGCACACGATGGCGGACCGCAGCGAGCGCACCGACCAGGAGATCAGCGCGGACTTCAACGCGCCCTCGCTGAACCACCCGACCGCAACCGGTCGGGCCTGAACCGGAGTCAGACCACCTGGCGGGCCGCTGCGCGCGCCGAGCCGTACCACCCGAAGGGGGAGCACGTGTCCAGGAACCTGCCGGAGGAACTCGCCCCCGCGCTGGCGCGGACCGGCCACGCGTGGCCGCAGGCGGACGAGGACGGGCTGCGCCGGGCGGCGGGCCTGTGGCGCGAGTTCGGGTCGGAGGCGGACGCCCTGGTGACCCGCGGCGCGGCCTCCGCGCAGCGGGTGTCGGGTGAGAACAAGGGCCCCGCGGTGGAGGCGTTCGCCGACCACTGGCGGCAGTTCAGCGGCGGCGGGCGCGGCCAGCTGGACGACGCCGCGGCGGCGGCCGCGCTGGTGGCCGCGGCCCTGGACAAGGCGGCCGGGGCGGCCGACCAGGCCAAGGCCGACATCATCGCGGTGCTGACCGAGCTGACCGAGAAGATCCGGGCGGCGGACGCGGCCGAGGCCAAGGCCAAGGCGGACATCGCACAGGCCGGCAAGGAGGCCGCCACCGGACTGGGCGGCCTGGTCACCGGCGCGGTCGGCGCGGTGGTCGGCGCGGTGAAGGAGGTCGCCGCCGAGGCCGAGGAGCTGGCCGCGGTCGAGCACGCCAAGGTGAAGATCGGCCAGCTGCTGGAGCAGCTCGGCCGGGACATGGGCGAGGCCGCCAAGTCGCTGGCCAAGGAGCCGCCGCTGGTCGCGCTGGAGCGGATCGCCCAGGCCGACGGGCGGGGCCTGCACGGCGAGCAGCGCGAGACCTCGATGGCGGCCCGCTCGGGACAGGTCACCGGGGCGCTGGCGAAGGCCGGAGTGGCCCGCTCGGTGGAGGTGGCCTCGGTCGCCGGCCTGCACGCGGACGTCAAGGCCGACGGCACGGTCCGCACCGACCGGCACGGCAACCCGGTGCTGGTCGGCGAGGACGGGCAGCGGGTCAAGGGCGTGGACGGCCTGACCGTCACCCAGGGCCCGGACGGCAAGCAGCAGTTGGTCGGCCCCGACGGCACCCCGGTCAGCGGCGTGGCGATGGGCGAGGACGGCAAGCCGCTGCTCGGCTCGAACGGCAAGCCGCTGCTGGTCGGCCTGGGCGGCGCGATCCTCGGCACCGGCATCACGCTGGCGCTCGGCCTCAACGGCAAGCCCGAACTCGGCGACGACGGCCACCCGGTGATGATGGCGGCCGACGGCACCCAGGTCTCCGGCCTGGTCGCCGACCAGAAGGGCCACCTGCTGGCGGGCCAGGACGGCCAGCCGGTCACCGTGGACGCCTCGGGCCGGGCCACCGGCCCGGGCGGGCAGGTGGTCCAGTTCGGCGCGGACGGCCGCCCGCAGGAACTGCTCGGCGCCGACGGCAAGCCGGTCACCGTGCTGGACGGCCAGCAGCAGAACGGCGGCCCGTTCCAGGACGGCCCGCAGCACGGCCACGGCCACGGCGGCCTGAACGGCACGGGCAACGGCACGGGCATGGGCAACGGCCACGGCGCCCAGGGCCCCGGCGGCCTGCTCACCGACCTGACCGGCAGCGTCACCGACAACGTCACCGGCGTCACCGACACGGTGTCCGGGGTGACCCAGAGCGCCCTGGGCGACCGCCCGCAGCACGGCCAGTCCGACACCGGCGGGCACCGCGGCGGCTACCAGGGCGGTGGCGGCGGCTCGCACGGCGTCTCCTACGGCGGCTCCTCGGCGCCCGCGTACAGCGGCCCGTCCGGCGGCGGCTCGTACGGGGGCGGCGGCGGTTCGTACGACGACGGCGGCTCCTACGGCGGCGGCTCCTACAGCGGCGGGGGCGGCGGCCACAGCGCGCCGGACCGCGGACCGCTGTCGGTGCACGTCGACTCGGTGCTGGCGCCGCCCGCGCCGAGCGCCCCGCCGGTGGTCGGCGGCGACATCTGGTCGACCGGCGGCGGCTCGTACGGGGGCGGCGGCGGCCACCACGCCGCGGACCCCGGCTCGTCCTTCGGCGGCTCGGGCTCCTCGGGCGGCTCCTCGTTCCAGCTCGGCCCGGTCGGCGGCGGCGGGTCCGCCCCGGTCGGCGGCGGCATCCCGGCGGGCACGCCGGTGCCGGGCGCCCCGGTGGCCGGTGCGGGCCCGGTGGGCGGGCCGGTCGGCGCCGCTCCCGGCGGCGCGGCGGCGGTGCCCGGCGCCCCGGGGACTCCCGGTGCGCCCGGCGCGGTGGCGGGCCCGGTGGGCGGCGCGGCCGGTGCGGTCGGCGCCCCCGGTGCGACCGGCGTGGTCGGCACCCCCGGCACGGCCGGTGCGTCCGGCGGTTCGGCCGCGGTGGTCGGGGTCGGCCAGACCCCGGTCGGCGGCCGGCCGGCGGCGGGCGTCCCGGTGCCGCCCGCGGGCGGCGGCGGGATCGGCCAGCACGCGCCCGGCACCCCGGCGCGCGGCTACGAGCCGCTGTCGGACGTCCGGCGCCAGGCGGGCCAGGACGACCAGGGCCTGCCGGTGCACCCCGGGCAGGCGTCCGCGGCCTGGCTGGTGATCGCGGGCGGGCGGCGCTCCGGCGTCGCGGGCCCGCTGCCGGCCGGCGAGCGCGAACGGACCCTGGCCGACAGCCGCCCGTACGGCCTGCCCGGCGGGCTGGGCCCGGTCGACCCGGCGCACCAGGCCGAGGCGGTGCGCCGCACCCCGGTGCCCGCGCCGGACCCGATGGTCGGCGAGTGGATCGAGGTGCTCAACGGCGGCGGCCCCGCCGAGAGCGGCCGCGCCAACAACTGCGTGGACGTGTCGCTGTCCGCCGTGGACACCCTCGGCGGCGTCCCGACCTGCGCCGCGCCCCGGCTGCCCGACGGCCCGGCCGGCGAGCGCGGCGGCCGCGACCGCGCCGAACTGGAGCTCGGCACCCGCTTCCTGGACCTCGGCGACGGCACCGACGCCCACGGCAAGCTCGGCCAGGCCCTGCTCGCCCACGGCACCGGCACCCGCGCGGTGCTGCTCACCGTCGACGCGTTCGGCCGCTCGCACACCTGGAACGCCGTCAACCACAAGGGCGTGCTCAGCTACCTGGACCACCAGACCGGCTACGCCGCGCCCACCCCGCTCTACCCGGCCGACCACGGCCTGTGGGCGATCGCGGTGGACGCCGCCGACCGGCCGATCGACCTGACGGCGCCGCTGCCCGCCACCGTCGCCGTCCCGGAGCACGCCCCCGAGCGGGAACCCGCCCTGGTCGGTGCGGCCGGGCCGGAGGCCGGAACGGACGGGGCCGCCGAGGAGGCCGCCCCCGCCGACCGGCCCGCGCCGCCGCGCTCCCGGCTCACCATCCACCGCACCACCACCGGGAGCACCAGCCGATGATCACCCGCGAGCAGGCCCTCGCCACCGCCCACCGCTGGGTCAACGGCGACCTCCCGCAGGAGGGGGCGCGGCCTGTCAGGTGCCACGAGTTCGACCTCGGCTGGGTGCTCTGGCCCGAGCCCGCGCCGGTCCTCACCGACCCGCTGACCGGCGCCCGCCGGGCCCCCGAGGAGATCGGCGCGGCCTGCGCCGTGGTCGACCGGGTCACCGGCGAACTCGTGGTCTACCCGTCCGTCCCGGTGCCGGTGGTGGAGCAGCTGCACCGCGACCGGCTCGGCGCGGGCAGCCACAACCCGGCGCTGCCGCCGGTCACAGGCCCGGGCACCCGGGCCACCCTGAGCTACCTGGACGACAAGGACCGGCCGCAGTCGCTGACCGTCCGCTCCGCGCACGGCCACCCGCACCCCGCGCTGCGCGCCCGGCAGCAGCTCGCCGCGCAGGGCGTCCCGGCCGAGAAGCTGGTCGCGCTCCGCACCGACCTGCGGCTGTCGATGCTCCCCGGCAGCTACTCCGAGCAGGCCGTCGCCGAGCAACTCCCGGGCGTGCGGCTGGAGTTCGAGCAGCCGTACGGGCCGCGCCACGACCACCGGGCGGCCGCCGTGCGGGCCCTGGCGGCCCGTTCCCGCAGCGCCTACAACCGGGTGCCGTTCCCGCCCGCGGTGCCGCCCGCCCAGCCCGAGGACGAGACCGGCCTCGGCAAGCGGCTGGCCGCGCTGTTCGGCGAGGACGGGGTGCGCCGCTTCGAGCCGACCGAGGTGCTCGCCGCCGACCTGCCCGAGGCCGTCGGCCGCCCGCTGTGCCGGACCGGCCTGCCGCGCGAGGCCCCCGGCTTCTTCACCCTGTACCTGCCGGAGGCCGACGGCATCGCCGAGCAGGCCGCCCCGCCGCTGCCCGACCTCGCCGAGCACCTGGCCGCGCTCGGCCGGGGCCGCCGGGCCACCGCCGCCGCCCGGGCCGCGCTGCTCGGCCAGCGCGTGCTCGGCACCGACGGCTGGGCGCTGCTCACCGTCGACACCGCGCAGGGCCGGGTCCGGGCGGTCGACCCGGACACCTGCGAGGCCCGCTACTGCAACGCCGACCTGACCGCCTTCCTCCGCTGCCTGGCGCTGCTCGCCGAACGCCGCCCCCGGCTGCGCGACCTGCCGCCCGAGCAGGCCGGCCCGGCGGTCGCCGAGTTCCAGTGGGCGCTGGCCGCGCTGGACCGCACCGCGCTGCGCGGCCCGGAGAACTGGTGGGCCGTGATCGTCGAGCAGCTCTGGGACGGGATGCTCTGATCCCGCCCGTATCCCCGGCGGTCACCGGGGTGGGCTAGGTTGGACGGTCATGCGACTCGGTGTGCTCGACGTAGGCTCCAACACCGTCCACTTCCTCGTGGTGGACGCCCACCCCGGCGCGGCCCCGCTGCCCGCCTACTCCCACAAGGCCGAACTGCGCCTCGCCGAGCTGCTGGAGGACGACGGGGCGATCAGCGGAGCCGGGATCGAGCGGCTGGTCTCGATGGTCGCCTCCTCGCTCCGGGTCGCCGAGGACAAGGGCGTCGTGGACCTGCTGCCGTTCGCCACCTCCGCGGTCCGCGAGGCCAGCAACGGCGAGGAGGTGCTGCGCCGGGTCGAGGCGGAGACCGGCGTCGCGCTCACCGTGCTGTCCGGGCAGGACGAGGCCCGGCTGACCTTCCTGGCCGTCCGCCGCTGGTTCGGCTGGTCCTCGGGCCGGCTGCTCAACCTGGACATCGGCGGCGGCTCGCTGGAGATCGCCTGCGGCCTCGACGAGCAGCCCGACGTCGCCACCTCGCTGCCGCTCGGCGCCGGCCGGCTCACCTCCCGGCTGCCCGGCGAGATCGCCGACCCGGGCGACCTGCGCGAACTGCGGCGGCACATCCGGGCCGAGATCGCCGGCGCGGTCGGCGACTTCGCCCGGCTCGGGGCGCCGGACCACTCGGTGGCCACCTCCAAGACCTTCAAGCAGCTGGCCCGGATGACCGGCGCCGCCCCCGAGGGCGCGGGCGTGCGCGTCCCGCGCCGGCTCACCCGCTCCGGCCTCTCCGCGTGGCTGCCCCGGCTCGCCGCGATGACGCCCGCCGAGCGCGCCCAGATCCCCGGCGTCTCGTTCGGCCGGGCCCGCCAACTGCTGGCCGGGGCACTGGTCGCGGACGCCGCGATGGACCTGTTCGGCCTGGAGGAGCTGGACATCTGCCCGTGGGCGCTGCGCGAGGGCATCATCCTGCGGCGGCTGGACGCGATGGACGGGCACGAGGGCCGGGTGGCGATCGAAGCCTGACCGGGTATCAGTTCGGACAAGTACGAAACAACCCTCCCCTCGTTCGGGCGCGCATCGCTAAACTCCGCTTGTTTTGCCGGGGTTTTGCTCGTGGGGGGAATGTCGTTGTCCGTTCTGCCGTCCGACCGCCGCTACAGAGCGGTGGTGCTGAGCACCGCCGGGGCGCTGGTGCTCGCCGTCCTGGTGGCGCTGGCCGTCCTGCTCCCCGGGAAGGACACCTCGCCCACCGCGGCGGCCGGTGCGCCGAGCCCGTCCGCCACCGACTCCGCGAGCGCGTCGCCGTCGGCCCCGCCGCCCGCGACCGCCACGCCGTCCCCGACGGCCCCCACCACGCCGGAGCCGGCGGCCACCCCGACCGACGGCACGGGCACCGGCTCCACCGGTGCCGACGACGGCACGGACGAGGGCTCCGACGACGGCACCGGCTGGACCGGGTCCACCGGCTCGTCCGGTTCGGCCGGCGGCCGCAGCGGCGGGAACAGCGCCGTCCAGATCGGCAACCCGGGCAACTCCGGTAACGCCGGAAACCCGGGTAACTCCGGCAGCACGCCGACCCCGACGCCGGGCCCGACGCCGACGCCGACGCCCACCCCGACGCCGGGGCCGACCCCGACCCCGACGCCGAGCCCGTCCGCCTCGGGCGCCTGCCCGGCCGCGCTGGCGCCGCACACCGTGGTGTCCTGCCGCATCGCCCCGAACACCGACACCTCCTTCACGCTGCGGCTGCCGAAGGCCGACGACCTGGTGATCGTCCAGCTGGTCACCCCGCTGTACGGGACGCCGCCCCGGCTGTACGCCCCGGACGGCACCCAGATGCCGTGCGACGTCTCGCCGAGCACCTACGGGTTCGGCGGCCCGGCCCGGTGCACCAGCGGCCCGGCCGGTGACTACACGCTGCGGATCAACAGCCACAGCGCGGACCCGGTCGAGGTCTCGCTGTCCTACCTGGCGGTGCTCTCCGGCGACGACTGCGTGACGGTCACCGCCGCCGACCGCACGCTGGGCGCCCCCACCGTCTACAGCGGCGCCGTGCCGGCCGGCCTGGCGGGCAACTGCTACGCCGCCGACTTCGCCCCGGGCGAGCGGGTCCGGCTGCTGCGCCCCGACAACGGCCACTACGTCGACGCGACCCTGTTCGACGGCACCGGCAAGGCGGTCTGCCGCACCGACGGCAACGCCTACCTGGACTGCGCGCTCACCGGCACCGGCCCGTACCGGGCGGTCGTCCAGCGCGGCGAGGGCGTGGAGGGCACCTACCAGCTGGCGCTGTCCCGGTTCTCGCAGCCGCAGGGCTGCCCGGTGGTGCAGCCGCAGGCCTACGGCGAGGACGTCGCGCTGGCCGACACCGCGCGCTGCCGGATCCTGCGGGTCCCCGCCGACGGCCACTACTCCTACCGCGGGCTCTACCCGGACGGGGTGGCGTCCGGCCACGTGTACGCGGCCGACGGCACCGAGGTCTGCAAGACCGGGGACTGCGACCTGACGGCCGGCGACTACACCTACACGGTGCGGCCGGACATCCCCCGGCGGGCGAACGGGGTGGTGCTCCGCTCGGCCACCGAGACCCGGGGCTGCACCCCCGTCCGGGACGACCAGCTGACCTCCGGCTCGGCCGTGGACTCCTTCGGCGCGATCGGGCAGGACCGCTGCCTGACCCTGCCGACCGCGGCCGGCGAGGCCGTCTACCTGATGAACCGGACGCCCGAGGACGGCACCAGCGTCGCCCCCGCGGTGCTGGACGCCACCGGCGCGGTGACGTGCGCGGCCGGCTACGCCGACCAGCTGTGCCGGCTGTCCGGCACCGGCCCGTTCCGGGTCGTGATGGTCTCCAACCGGGTGGCCGACTTCCGGCTGGTGGTCCAGCGGCTCGGCGACACCTCGACCTGCGCCCCGTGGGCCGCCTCGGCCTACGGCAACGGCAAGAGCCAGGCGGGCACGGTGTCGGCGGTGGGCCGGATGGCCTGCCTGACCGTCCCGGCCGACCACCCCGCCCGCGAGCTGGTGGGCTACCGGCTGGGGAGCACCAGCCTGGTGGACTCCAGCCTGCGGCTGGTCGACGCCACCGGCCGGGAGACCTGCCGGATCCTCTCCGGCGCGGCGGGCGTGTGCACCACGCCGGTCGGCGCCTACACCGCGGTGCTCTTCTCCGACCAGGACTTCTCGGACTTCACGGTCGCCCGCCGGGACGCCACCGCGTCCGCGGTCTGCGACCTGGCCGAGCCGTCCGGCCAGGTCGGCGGCCGGGCCACCGAGGTCGGCTTCGAGTCGTCCACCGACGCGCACTGCGTCCCGTTCACCTCCGCCGCCGGTGACCTGTTCCAGGTGGAGGCCCGGCACGCCATCGGCGGCCAGGCCACCATGGTGAACGTGGTGGACGCCGCGGGCGGGCTGCTCTGCCACGGCTGGGGCCCCGACTGCCGGGTCGCCGGCGCGGGCCGCCACCTGGTGGTGCTGACCCCCTACAGCCAGGTCAGCGCGATGCCCAGGCCCACGGTGGACATCTGGAAGCTGGCCACCGCGGCCGGCTGGGCGCCGGAGTGCGCCGCCCACCCGGTCTCCGTCGACGCCTTCCCGCAGCGGACCGGGACGCTCACCGACACGGACACCGTCTACTGCGCGGTGCTCGACATGAAGGCCGGGCAGGACCTGAAGATCGACCTGCACGCCGACACCGGCAACCCGGACGACCAGCTGATGCTGGGCATGGCGGGCCGGGAGAACTGGTCCGACCGGACCAACCCCTACAAGTGCGTGTCCTCCGGCGTCGAGTCCTACACCTGCGCCTACAGCGGCGCGGGCACCGGCCACGCGGTGCTGCTGTTCGGCCCCGGCACCGCCAGGACCCCGCTGGCCTACACCATCGGCGGCACCCGGGCCGGGACGGGCATCGAGCGCTCCGGCGTCCCGCGGACGCTGACCCCGAACTCGGCCCTGCAGGACACGCAGGCCGAGGTGACCATCCAGGGCACCGGGCTCAGCATGAGCAGCCGTTTCCACTTCCTGATGCCCAGCGAGCGGGTCACCCCGCTCAGGATCACCCCGCTCTCGGCCAGCCCGGACGGCACCAGCCTGAAGGTCCGGATCGACTCCGAGGGCGTCTTCCCGGGCGTCTACGACCTGCTGGTCGACGGCGTCACCGGCTACGAGTACGGCGTCCCCTCGCCCGGCTACATCCCCAAGGCGTTCACCGTCCTGGAGCCCGCCGCCGTGAAGTGACCGCCGCCGTGAAGTGACCGCCCGCACCGCCGCACCCCGCACCGCACCACCGGATATCCGGCGGTGCGGTGCGGTGCGTCTAACCTGGTGGACGTGGCGGATTCAGCGGGCGGGCGGAGGACGGGGCGCGGCCCTCTGCCGTCGAAGGCGGCCCGGGCCGCCCGGGCGGCGCGGCGCAAGCTGGAGCGGGCGCCGCTGCTGCGCACCACGGACCGGCTGGTGCCGCCGCCGCACCCGGCGCTGCACGTGCCGGACACCAAGGTCGCGCTGTCGACCGCGTCGGTGTACCCGTCGACCACCGAGACGGCGTTCGAACTGGCCGCGCGGCTGGGGTACGACGGCGTCGAGGTGATGGTCTGGAACGACCCGGTGAGCCAGGACGTGGAGGCGCTGCGCCGGCTCTCCGACCGGTACGCGGTGCCGATCCTCGCGGTGCACGCGCCCTGCCTGCTGATCACCCAGCGGGTGTGGACCACCGACCCCTGGACCAAGCTGGTGCGGGCCCGGCGGGCGGCCGAGCGGCTCGGGGCGGACACCGTGGTGGTGCACCCGCCGTTCCGCTGGCAGCGGCAGTACGCGCGGGACTTCGTGACCGGGGTGAACCGGATGGCCGGGGAGACCGACGTCCGGTTCGCGGTGGAGAACATGTACCCGTGGCGCTACCGGGACCGCGAGGTGCTGGCGTACGCGCCGGGCTGGGACGTCACGGACGAGGCGTACCGGCACTTCACCGTCGACCTGTCGCACGCGGCGACCTCCCGCACCGACGCGCTCGGACTGGTCGACCGGATGGGCGACCGGCTGGCGCACGTGCACCTGGCGGACGGCTCGGGCTCGGGCAAGGACGAGCACCTGATCCCGGGGCGCGGCAAGCAGCCGTGCGCGGAACTGCTGGAGCGGCTGGCCCGCACCGGCTTCGACGGGCACGTGGTGCTGGAGGTCAACACCCGCAAGTCCGGCGGCCCCGCCGAGCGGGAGGCCGACCTGGCCGAGGCGCTGGCCTTCACCCGGCTGCACCTGGCCACCCCGCGGCCCGGGAGCTGACGGGCCCTCTGCTCACAAAGCGTGTGCGCCACGGGGGAGTTCGGCCTAGGGTCGGCCACATGATCAACCAATTCCCGGTCGAGCCGGTACGCGCCCACGAGGCCGAGACGTGCGAGGACCCGAGCAGCGTGATCGCGCTGCTGGGCGAGAACGCGGAGCACACCACCTACCGCTCCGGCTTCGCCGAGGGCGCGGTCGGCGCCCCCGCGCACTTCCACACCCGCGCCACCGAACTGTTCTTCGTGCTGGACGGCGCCCTGCGGGTGCTGGTCGACGACCGGGTGGTGCTGCTGGAGCAGGGCGACTTCCTGGCGGTGCCGCCGCGCACCCCGCACGCCTTCGCCGCCGCCAAGGGCCGCACCGCGGACGTGCTGTTCACCTTCACCCCGGGCCTGGGCCGCTTCGACTACCTGCGCCTGCTGGGCCGGGTGATGCGCGGCGAGGCCGACCCGGCGGAGATCCGCGCCTCGGCGGAGCGCTACGACAACCACTACGTGGACAGCCCGGTGTGGCAGGCGGAGCTCGCGTGATCGGCCCCGGCACCCACGTCCGGCACGCCCGCCCCTCCCGGGACCTGGCCGCCGCCGAACGCTTCTGGACCGAGGGCCTGGGCCTGTCGGTGCTGTGGCGCACCACCGAGCGGGTGCCCGGCGAGCACGACCTGGTGATGGTCGGCTTCCCGGGCGGCGGCTGGCACTTCGAGCTGACGCTCGACCCGGAGCGCCCGCTGGAGCCCACCCCGACCGCCGACGACCTGTTCGTGCTCTACCTCGGCGGCCCGGTGGACGAGGCGCTGGTGGCGCGGCTGGTCGAGGCCGGCGGCACCCGGGTCGCCGCGCACAACCCGTACTGGGACGAGCACGGCGTCACCGTGCGCGACCCGGACGGCTACCGCCTGGTGCTCTGCTCGCGCAGCTGGGCCTGAGGAGGAGACCGTGACCGAACAGGGGAACCCACTCGTGTACGACGCCAAGGCGCACGCCAACTCCTTCGGCCCGGTGGCCGCGCAGTACCAGGCCGCCCGGCCGTCCTACCCGGACGAGCTGTTCGACGAGCTGGAGCGGCTGGCCGGCCGCCCGCTGGCCGGCGCCGACGTGCTGGACGTCGGCGCGGGCACCGGCATCGCCACCCGGCTGCTGGCCGGGCGCGGCGCCCGGGTGGTCGCGGTCGAGCCCAGCCCCGGGATGGCCGCGGTGCTGCGCGAGGTCAGCCCGCAGATCCCGGTGGTGAAGGCCGCGGGCGACGAACTCCCGTTCCACGACGCCTCGGTGGACCTGGTGACGTACGCCCAGGCGTTCCACTGGACCGAGCCGGAGCGCTCGATCCCGGAGGCGGTGCGGGTGCTGCGCCCGGGCGGGGCGCTGGCCGTGTGGTGGAACGTCAAGGACTACCGGGTGCCCTGGCTGGCCGCCCAGCAGGAGCGGCTGACGGCGGCCCTGCCGTCGACGTACCACCACAACGGCGGGGTGAACGCCAGGCCCGAGAAGTTGACGGCCTCGGGCCTGGAGGTGCGCTCCGCGCGGCTGCGCTGGGAGCGGCGCGTCCCGGTGGACCAGGTGATCGACGACCTCACCTCCCGCTCGTACTTCGCGGTGCTGGAGCCGGAGCAGCGGGCCCCGGTCCTGGCCGCGGAACGGGCGGCGCTGCTCGCCGACTTCCCGGACGGCGAGGTCACCGAGCCCTACCTGCTGGACGTGTACGTGCTGCCGAAGCCGTAGTCCGGCCCGGCCGGGGCGCCCGACGGCGCGCCCGCACTGACCGCATCGCGGACACCGGGTCCGGGGGCGGCCGGTGCGGGCGTAGGCTCGACAGCCCCCGAGAGTCTCCTGAAGGAGCGGCAACGATGCCCCAGCTGAGGTCCAACACGGTCACCCAGGGTCGCAACATGGCGGGCGCGCGCGCCCTTCTGCGCGCCGCGGGCGTAGCCCGCGAGGACTTCGGCAAGCCGATCATCGCGGTCGCCAACTCCTTCACCGAGTTCGTCCCGGGCCACACCCACCTGCAGCCGGTCGGCCGGATCGTCTCCGAGGCGATCAAGCAGGCGGGCGGCATCCCGCGCGAGTTCAACACCATCGCGGTCGACGACGGCATCGCCATGGGCCACGACGGCATGCTGTACTCGCTGCCCTCGCGCGACCTGATCGCCGACTCGGTCGAGTACATGGTCAACGCGCACTGCGCCGACGCGCTGATCTGCATCTCCAACTGCGACAAGATCACCCCCGGCATGCTGATGGCCGCGCTGCGCCTCGACATCCCGACGGTCTTCGTCTCCGGCGGCCCGATGGAGGCCGGCAAGGCCACCCTGGTCGACGGAACCGTCCGCAAGCTCGACCTGGTCGACGCGATCTCCCAGGCGGTGAACGAGAACGTCTCCGACGCGGACATCTCGATCATCGAGGAGAACGCCTGCCCGACCTGCGGCTCCTGTTCCGGCATGTTCACCGCCAACTCGATGAACTGCCTGACCGAGGCGATCGGCCTCTCGCTGCCCGGCAACGGCTCGCTGCTGGCCACCCACACCGGCCGCCGCGCCCTGTACGAGCAGGCCGGCCGCACCGTCGTCGAGATCACCAACCGCTACTACGGCGGCGACGACGAGTCGGTGCTGCCGCGCAACATCGCCACCCGCGCCGCGTTCGAGAACGCGATGGCGCTGGACATCGCGATGGGCGGCTCCACCAACACGATCCTGCACCTGCTGGCCGCCGCCCAGGAGGCCGGGGTCGACTTCGACATGCGGGTGATCGACAGCATCTCCCGCAAGGTGCCCTGCCTGTCCAAGGTCGCCCCGAACGGCTCCTACTACATGGAGGACGTGCACCGGGCCGGCGGCATCCCCGCCATCCTCGGCGAGCTGTACCGCGGCGGCCTGCTGCACGAGGACGTGCACACCGTGCACTCC is part of the Kitasatospora cineracea genome and harbors:
- a CDS encoding SUKH-4 family immunity protein is translated as MITREQALATAHRWVNGDLPQEGARPVRCHEFDLGWVLWPEPAPVLTDPLTGARRAPEEIGAACAVVDRVTGELVVYPSVPVPVVEQLHRDRLGAGSHNPALPPVTGPGTRATLSYLDDKDRPQSLTVRSAHGHPHPALRARQQLAAQGVPAEKLVALRTDLRLSMLPGSYSEQAVAEQLPGVRLEFEQPYGPRHDHRAAAVRALAARSRSAYNRVPFPPAVPPAQPEDETGLGKRLAALFGEDGVRRFEPTEVLAADLPEAVGRPLCRTGLPREAPGFFTLYLPEADGIAEQAAPPLPDLAEHLAALGRGRRATAAARAALLGQRVLGTDGWALLTVDTAQGRVRAVDPDTCEARYCNADLTAFLRCLALLAERRPRLRDLPPEQAGPAVAEFQWALAALDRTALRGPENWWAVIVEQLWDGML
- a CDS encoding Ppx/GppA phosphatase family protein yields the protein MRLGVLDVGSNTVHFLVVDAHPGAAPLPAYSHKAELRLAELLEDDGAISGAGIERLVSMVASSLRVAEDKGVVDLLPFATSAVREASNGEEVLRRVEAETGVALTVLSGQDEARLTFLAVRRWFGWSSGRLLNLDIGGGSLEIACGLDEQPDVATSLPLGAGRLTSRLPGEIADPGDLRELRRHIRAEIAGAVGDFARLGAPDHSVATSKTFKQLARMTGAAPEGAGVRVPRRLTRSGLSAWLPRLAAMTPAERAQIPGVSFGRARQLLAGALVADAAMDLFGLEELDICPWALREGIILRRLDAMDGHEGRVAIEA
- a CDS encoding cupin domain-containing protein, with the translated sequence MINQFPVEPVRAHEAETCEDPSSVIALLGENAEHTTYRSGFAEGAVGAPAHFHTRATELFFVLDGALRVLVDDRVVLLEQGDFLAVPPRTPHAFAAAKGRTADVLFTFTPGLGRFDYLRLLGRVMRGEADPAEIRASAERYDNHYVDSPVWQAELA
- a CDS encoding VOC family protein; protein product: MIGPGTHVRHARPSRDLAAAERFWTEGLGLSVLWRTTERVPGEHDLVMVGFPGGGWHFELTLDPERPLEPTPTADDLFVLYLGGPVDEALVARLVEAGGTRVAAHNPYWDEHGVTVRDPDGYRLVLCSRSWA
- a CDS encoding sugar phosphate isomerase/epimerase family protein gives rise to the protein MVPPPHPALHVPDTKVALSTASVYPSTTETAFELAARLGYDGVEVMVWNDPVSQDVEALRRLSDRYAVPILAVHAPCLLITQRVWTTDPWTKLVRARRAAERLGADTVVVHPPFRWQRQYARDFVTGVNRMAGETDVRFAVENMYPWRYRDREVLAYAPGWDVTDEAYRHFTVDLSHAATSRTDALGLVDRMGDRLAHVHLADGSGSGKDEHLIPGRGKQPCAELLERLARTGFDGHVVLEVNTRKSGGPAEREADLAEALAFTRLHLATPRPGS
- a CDS encoding toxin glutamine deamidase domain-containing protein → MSRNLPEELAPALARTGHAWPQADEDGLRRAAGLWREFGSEADALVTRGAASAQRVSGENKGPAVEAFADHWRQFSGGGRGQLDDAAAAAALVAAALDKAAGAADQAKADIIAVLTELTEKIRAADAAEAKAKADIAQAGKEAATGLGGLVTGAVGAVVGAVKEVAAEAEELAAVEHAKVKIGQLLEQLGRDMGEAAKSLAKEPPLVALERIAQADGRGLHGEQRETSMAARSGQVTGALAKAGVARSVEVASVAGLHADVKADGTVRTDRHGNPVLVGEDGQRVKGVDGLTVTQGPDGKQQLVGPDGTPVSGVAMGEDGKPLLGSNGKPLLVGLGGAILGTGITLALGLNGKPELGDDGHPVMMAADGTQVSGLVADQKGHLLAGQDGQPVTVDASGRATGPGGQVVQFGADGRPQELLGADGKPVTVLDGQQQNGGPFQDGPQHGHGHGGLNGTGNGTGMGNGHGAQGPGGLLTDLTGSVTDNVTGVTDTVSGVTQSALGDRPQHGQSDTGGHRGGYQGGGGGSHGVSYGGSSAPAYSGPSGGGSYGGGGGSYDDGGSYGGGSYSGGGGGHSAPDRGPLSVHVDSVLAPPAPSAPPVVGGDIWSTGGGSYGGGGGHHAADPGSSFGGSGSSGGSSFQLGPVGGGGSAPVGGGIPAGTPVPGAPVAGAGPVGGPVGAAPGGAAAVPGAPGTPGAPGAVAGPVGGAAGAVGAPGATGVVGTPGTAGASGGSAAVVGVGQTPVGGRPAAGVPVPPAGGGGIGQHAPGTPARGYEPLSDVRRQAGQDDQGLPVHPGQASAAWLVIAGGRRSGVAGPLPAGERERTLADSRPYGLPGGLGPVDPAHQAEAVRRTPVPAPDPMVGEWIEVLNGGGPAESGRANNCVDVSLSAVDTLGGVPTCAAPRLPDGPAGERGGRDRAELELGTRFLDLGDGTDAHGKLGQALLAHGTGTRAVLLTVDAFGRSHTWNAVNHKGVLSYLDHQTGYAAPTPLYPADHGLWAIAVDAADRPIDLTAPLPATVAVPEHAPEREPALVGAAGPEAGTDGAAEEAAPADRPAPPRSRLTIHRTTTGSTSR
- a CDS encoding WXG100 family type VII secretion target, with the protein product MGDEVVIRSWELHGEGREFEKISDEFGSAAKQLESGLAALGAPWGSDQPGQPFGTAYGEAREGVLAGLQGLSERLGRVGQGLHTMADRSERTDQEISADFNAPSLNHPTATGRA